In Festucalex cinctus isolate MCC-2025b chromosome 5, RoL_Fcin_1.0, whole genome shotgun sequence, a single genomic region encodes these proteins:
- the mpeg1.1 gene encoding macrophage expressed 1, tandem duplicate 1 has protein sequence MRAPAILLVLSLLHVCLSIPVSRPTNWLRQCRASSNLTITALEVLPGGGWDNLRNVDMGRVMNLSYFHCQTSEDGLYFIPDEVFVIPHKETGVETNSEIISSWQEQRSSTSRSINADVSFYSLLNGKYSTENQRMKIHQIKDSSTTTRVQVRNLLYTVRAYPDFSLDSRFAQQAKEIADAIENNQTRNANYLSEKMVLDYGTHVITSVDAGAMLVEEDYLRSSYVSDNVSGGSSVKASAGLNFFDKLKFDISSQNTQQSSSLQAYQSNIQYSLIQSHGSIPFYPGISLQKWQESTRNNLVAVDRLGLALHYFINANTIPDLPPPTVNKVANSVSKAIERYYKVNTRPGCVDVNSENFNFQANIDDASCDGPATNLSFGGVYQECIPMSNNAAPLCDILAQTNPDTGAFSCQAAYLPTLLRSEVRQQPYTKYECHDERYRCGIFHWSHCQRKVCQDNSYVRSARINTYWCSVSGNAPENSGYLFGGMYSPSLLNPITNSKTCPGNFLSLKFLSDGQVICLSQDYETDSRYAVPFAGFFSCQSNNPLAGQHRRCPPKFSQHLAAVSDGCEILYCVQSGLFTGGQLLPIRLPPFTTAPLLTVKATNTVMVMTEGENSWVRVANTKTWKLADPNDIQRILINFNQNQSQMSSGEKAGVAFGVIGLMAVVVGVGVLVKRRQKLPGALRSGYTEIRQQDIGDEGERSILQDNA, from the exons ATGAGGGCACCTGCGATTCTCCTGGTTCTTTCTCTTCTTCACGTTTGTTTGTCAATTCCTGTCAGCCGTCCGACCAACTGGCTACGGCAATGTCGAGCCTCCTCGAACCTCACCATCACAGCTCTGGAAGTTCTACCTGGCGGAGGCTGGGATAACCTCCGGAACGTGGATATGGGTCGGGTCATGAACCTCAGCTATTTCCATTGCCAGACCAGCGAGGACGGGCTCTACTTCATCCCAGATGAGGTGTTTGTCATACCCCACAAGGAGACGGGAGTGGAGACTAACTCGGAGATCATCAGCTCCTGGCAGGAGCAGCGAAGCTCGACGTCTCGCAGTATAAATGCTGATGTATCATTCTATTCTTTGCTGAATGGTAAATATTCCACAGAGAACCAGAGGATGAAAATCCATCAGATCAAAGACTCTTCAACTACAACCAGAGTGCAG GTTCGTAACCTCCTCTACACAGTTCGAGCTTATCCAGACTTCAGTCTTGATTCACGTTTTGCTCAACAAGCGAAAGAGATAGCCGATGCCATTGAAAACAACCAAACAAGGAATGCCAACTATCTCTCAGAGAAGATGGTGTTGGATTATGGTACCCATGTGATCACCAGTGTCGATGCTGGGGCAATGTTGGTGGAGGAGGACTACTTGCGTTCCTCGTATGTGTCGGACAATGTGTCAGGAGGTTCTTCAGTCAAAGCCTCGGCTGGCCTAAACTTTTTTGACAAACTCAAGTTTGACATAAGCAGCCAAAACACCCAACAGAGCTCATCACTCCAAGCATACCAGTCAAATATTCAGTATTCTCTTATTCAAAGCCACGGCAGTATACCTTTCTACCCGGGTATCAGTCTGCAAAAGTGGCAGGAAAGTACTAGAAACAACCTGGTTGCTGTTGACCGGCTTGGATTAGCCCTGCACTATTTTATAAACGCCAACACCATCCCTGATCTGCCACCACCTACCGTTAACAAAGTCGCCAATTCTGTAAGCAAAGCCATAGAGCGCTATTATAAGGTCAACACTCGACCCGGGTGCGTTGATGTCAACTCAGAGAACTTCAACTTCCAAGCAAATATCGACGACGCTTCATGCGACGGCCCCGCTACAAACCTCAGTTTTGGCGGTGTCTACCAAGAGTGTATTCCCATGTCCAACAATGCAGCACCGCTGTGTGACATCTTAGCCCAGACAAATCCAGATACAGGTGCCTTTTCTTGTCAGGCAGCTTACTTGCCTACGTTACTGAGATCAGAGGTGAGACAGCAACCTTACACCAAGTACGAATGTCATGACGAGCGTTATCGATGCGGGATCTTTCACTGGTCCCACTGCCAACGTAAAGTGTGTCAGGATAACTCCTACGTTCGCTCCGCTCGCATAAATACCTACTGGTGTTCGGTCAGTGGCAATGCTCCAGAAAACTCTGGGTATCTTTTTGGAGGAATGTATAGCCCCTCCCTCCTGAACCCCATCACCAACTCGAAAACCTGCCCAGGAAACTTTTTATCTCTAAAGTTTCTCTCAGACGGCCAAGTGATCTGTTTGAGTCAGGACTATGAAACTGACAGCAGATACGCCGTACCGTTCGCAGGCTTcttcagctgtcaatcaaacaaCCCTTTGGCAGGTCAACATCGTCGCTGCCCCCCCAAGTTCAGTCAACATCTTGCTGCAGTCAGCGATGGCTGTGAAATCCTCTACTGTGTCCAGTCGGGATTATTCACAGGCGGGCAGCTGCTTCCAATCCGGCTCCCTCCTTTCACCACGGCACCACTCCTGACCGTAAAAGCCACCAACACGGTAATGGTGATGACAGAGGGTGAGAACAGCTGGGTAAGAGTCGCAAACACCAAGACATGGAAACTGGCAGACCCGAATGATATTCAGAGGATTTTAATAAATTTCAATCAGAATCAGAG
- the LOC144019169 gene encoding uncharacterized protein LOC144019169 — MASRAGSRKRLMVTRLIMKAISSYGEPEGLTLGSLKKALKANGYDVMRNRGRIRLSLRKLLAGRHIVRSRGAGGRVYRINRYRKRARSTRRRRRRRVGRRRRRRRRRGRRRRGRRRRGRRRRRRRRTSSRRRRRRRSSVRRRRRRRTSVRRRRRRRLMSVRRRRRRRTSAETTQEDLCQEEEEEEKGPEENQKKEEVPPQKKAHQKEKKEKKNQCALKRPQMDL; from the exons ATGGCTTCGAGGGCGGGCTCAAGGAAGAGGTTGATGGTGACCAGGCTCATCATGAAAGCCATCTCATCCTACGGGGAACCGGAAGGCTTGACCCTGGGCAGCCTCAAGAAGGCCCTGAAAGCCAACGGCTACGATGTGATGCGCAACAGAGGCCGGATCCGCCTCTCGCTGCGCAAGCTTTTGGCGGGAAGGCACATCGTCCGCAGCAGAGGCGCGGGCGGGCGGGTCTACCGGATCAACCGCTACAGGAAACGCGCAAGGAGcacgaggaggaggcggaggaggagagTTGGGCGGCGACGGAGGAGACGAAGGCGCAGAGGGAGGagaaggagggggaggaggaggaggggtcgACGAAGGAGGAGACGCAGGAGGACCAGCTCCAGGAGGAGGCGCAGGAGAAGGTCGTCcgtcaggaggaggaggagaaggaggacgtctgtgaggaggaggaggagaagaaggctGATGTCTGTTCGGAGGAGAAGGAGACGGAGGACGTCT GCGGAGACGACGCAGGAGGACCTCtgtcaggaggaggaggaggaggagaaggggcCCGAGGAGAAtcagaagaaggaggaggtaCCGCCGCAGAAGAAGGCCCaccagaaggagaagaaggagaagaaaaaccAGTGTGCTCTAAAAAGACCTCAGATGGACCTTTAA